In marine bacterium B5-7, the genomic stretch TGCGGTTATCTTCGACGATCAATATGTGTGGCGACATGTGTAACAAACTCTCCCAAAGAAGGTCCGCAGGGTAACGTGTGAAAAGTTAAAATACAACAGTGAGTTATTACCAATCATGGGGTGATCTTATTGAGGCGCTCGTGCTTGTAGGTATAAGATCCAGAAAAATTCTCGAATTTTATAATATTAGCCAGCTGCACAGCTGTTTCTCTAATCAGCAACAGCGGTCGACCATCACGATCTTCATTATAGTGTGCACGCCCACGCGGGATAATAATATCTTCATCTTTCACTTGCACCGCCACAAACGCATCTTTGGTCCGCACAGGGCGTGAGGCAATGAATGCCTTCACGTCTTCTTCAGACTGATACACCGGCCGCCCTACACTTTTTGCAGGCAACACAGACAATATTTTTTCCCACTCATGTAACTTGTCACCTGCTGTTGCATACAAAGCAATATACACCTGCTGATAACCGGGTTTAATCGTTACTTTTTCTTGAGCATCATCTGCATCAGATTGCGTGTCTTTCAGTTGAAAGCCTTTAATTAAACGTTCACGTAATCGTTTTAATTCTTTACCTGCCGCTTCAAATAACAAGCCACCTTCCCAGTGACCATTGGCAATTGCGGTGCTTAATGCATCGATAATTTTCTGGTTAATCTCCATGTCATGTTGCGTATCATTATCGCCATAACGTTGCTGATATAAGTCTTGCGCTTGCTGGAGAGATTCATTGAGGACTTGGTACACTTCCGCATTCAACAAACTCCACTGCGCGCGATCTTGTTTCACGCTGCTTTGTTGTTGTTGGTGTTTTTGAACAGTAGATGAAATATCGGCCGCTATTTTGCGGCCGGAAAAGAAACTAGAGTCGGGTGCATCATCCATGGCAACTCAGTAGATTATTTAGTGAGGGTATGCTGCGCAGCAGGACCTTGTTGAAAATTCGCCATAGCCTGAAAAGTATTCTCACCCTTGCTTGCAACAAGCATCGCAGCACTCAAACCAGATCCTGTAGATAGGGTACGCGCTTCAATATCGATTGAGTCATTATTGTCGGATGGTCCGGCGTGTTTGTTATGTCCGTTTAAATCAGCCATGTTCGTTACCTTTTATATGTTAATTGCTTCATTGGTTTCATTGTAGCTGCGCTATATTAACGTTTCCTTAAGGAATCCACAAATATTTGTTTTTTTAGGCTAAAAATCAATCAGAGCGGCTTTTTAAGGCCATGCTATGAATTCAGTCGTATAGTAATTCATCAAGCGGTGTCTCGTCCTTACTCGGTGCACAATGAATCAGCTCACACATCACGTCGGTTAAGCATAGCAGACGCAAAGTTTCTGGCGTAATGTCGTCAAAAACCACCTTCACGCCCAGCTGAGTCCCCTCAGCTTGCTCATCTAAGGTAATCCCTAACCCATAGCCCAAACACAAGGAACATAACTGGTCCGCACGACGCGCCATGGCAGGCAACAAACCAATATCTTTAAAGACATCTTCGTAAGGAATCGGGCGACTATGTAGCGTAAAATTCGCCTTGAGCTGTCTAGCAATCACACAGGCTTTTTTCGTGATCTCTTCTGTTGTTG encodes the following:
- the icmS gene encoding IcmS protein — its product is MTTTEEITKKACVIARQLKANFTLHSRPIPYEDVFKDIGLLPAMARRADQLCSLCLGYGLGITLDEQAEGTQLGVKVVFDDITPETLRLLCLTDVMCELIHCAPSKDETPLDELLYD
- the icmQ gene encoding Dot/Icm secretion system protein IcmQ: MDDAPDSSFFSGRKIAADISSTVQKHQQQQSSVKQDRAQWSLLNAEVYQVLNESLQQAQDLYQQRYGDNDTQHDMEINQKIIDALSTAIANGHWEGGLLFEAAGKELKRLRERLIKGFQLKDTQSDADDAQEKVTIKPGYQQVYIALYATAGDKLHEWEKILSVLPAKSVGRPVYQSEEDVKAFIASRPVRTKDAFVAVQVKDEDIIIPRGRAHYNEDRDGRPLLLIRETAVQLANIIKFENFSGSYTYKHERLNKITP